The stretch of DNA TCGGAGCGTCCGCCATGTTCGCATGGCAGTTTCTAAAGGCGCAGCATGTAGCTGAGAATAATGGCTGGACCCGATTCGTTTCGATGCAGAACCATTATAACCTCATTTACCGTGAAGAAGAGCGTGAAATGATGCCTCTGTGTAAAGCTGAAAAAATCGGCGTGATCCCGTACAGCCCGCTTGCATCGGGACGATTGACACGAGATTGGTCGGAAACGACGTATCGTTCTGAAACAGATCAGGCTCAGAAATCCAAGTATGATGCCACTGCCAATGCCGATCGGGTGATTGTGGAGCGGCTTGCATCCATTGCGAAAGAGTGGGGCGTTCCCCGTGTACAAGTTGCACTTGCCTGGCTGCTGGAAAAAGAACCGGTTACGGCTCCTATAGTAGGTGCCACTAAAATTTCGCATCTCGATGACGCTACAGCAGCTCTTGCGGTAAAGCTCACGACGGAGGAGATGGCCTCGCTGGAAGAGCCGTATATACCTCACCGGGTTGTGGGTGCATTGTAATGTTTATTGAGTATGGCCAAACCAACCTTAGTTACCATCCCCGTCGCAATTTCCGTAATTCTTGCTGCGGTATCATTTAGCCGAAAACAAAACAGGAGGCTTAGCTATTATGAATCGAATTGAAAAGAGCCAAGAAACGTTTAAAAAGCTATTTGGCAATGGAGTGTCAGCGGCATACGCTACCGATCCTGATTTTCAGGACATCCTGAGCCGCTTCATTTTTGGGGAAGTTTTTTATCAAGGTAATCTGGATGATAAGCAACGTGAGCTTATCACTCTGGTGGTGCTTGCAACGAACCAAACGTTGCCTCAGCTCAAGGCACATGCTCATGCCGCGCTGAACGTTAGACTAACACCGGTAGAAATCAAGGAGGCAGTTTACCAATGTGCTCCGTACATTGGATTCCCTAAAACGCTAAATGCCATCGCGGAGATTAATGAAGTTTTCAAAGATAGAAATATAGCATTACCTCTCGAAAGCCAAAACCAAGTTGAAGAAGAGAATCGATTTAATAAAGGGCTTGCCGTGCAGATAGAGATTTTTGGTGATGTAATTGCCAAAATGCGCGAGGGCGCCCCATCCAATCAAAAGCATATACAGGATTATCTTTCCTCTTTTTGCTTTGGGGACTTCTACACCCGTGGCGGACTTGATTTGAAAACGCGGGAGTTGTTGACACTCTGTATCATAAGTGCGTTGGGTGGTGCTGAAGGTCAAGTTAAGGCACATGTGCAAGGCAACAAAAATGTGGGCAATGACAAGGAAACATTGATCGCTGCCATCACCCACTGTCTTCCCTATATGGGCTTCCCAAGAGCACTGAACGCATTAAATTGCGTCAATGAAATTATTCCCGAAAATTAATTCAGTATTGTTGGCATGTTGGATAAAGTAGCTGCTTCCGCCGGGGTATCGGTGTCGGCAGCAGGGCAACTATCTTCTGGGGTATTGGACTCTTGAGTCTGCTGGCCATCTTTGTTGTATGAAATTTTAAAAAAAGGAGGATTTCATATGCAAAATGTTACACTGAACAATGGTGTTGAGATACCGATACTCGGATTTGGGGTTTATCAAATTAATGATACAGATGTATGCGAAGAATCGGTTTATAACGCCCTAATGGAAGGTTATCGCTTGATTGATACCGCTGCTGTCTATGAAAATGAAGAAGCAGTCGGCCTTGCCATCAAGCGGAGTGGCGTGCCTAGAGAGGAGATCTTTGTTACAACAAAGCTTTGGATTCAGGATGCAGGTTATAAGAGTGCAAAGAGAGCATTTCGAAACATCACTGAAAAAACTGCAACTGGATTATCTGGATCTGTATCTCATTCATATGCCGTTTGGAGATGTCCATGATTCATGGCGTGTGATGGAGGAGTTATATCATGAGGGTAAGATCAGGGCAATCGGGGTAAGTAACTTCCTAAATGACCGCCTGATGGATCTAATCGTTCATCATGAAATCGTTCCTGCCGTAAACCAGGTTGAAACGCATGTATTTACACAACAAGTAGAAAATACTCAATTTATGAAGGATCACCATGTTCAGATTGAGTCATGGGGGCCATTTGCTGAAGGGAAAAATAACATCTTCAAAAATGAAATATTGGTATCAATAGCTGAAAAACATCATAAGTCTGCGGCTCAAGTGACTTTACGTTGGTTGACACAAAGAGGAATTGTTGCGATTCCAAAGTCTGTTCATAAGGAAAGGATCGTTGAGAACTTCAACATCTTTGACTTTGAATTAAGTGGGGAAGATATGGAGAAGATTGCTACGTTAGATACCAAAGAGAGCTTAATCCTATCTCTTCACGATCCTGAAAACGTGGAACGGCTCAGCAACATCAAATTTCATGACTAATTTTGGGTAATAACAGCTTTGCTGGTAATTGGTGGGCTTCAGCAGTCCGACGAGAACAGGGCTTTTGATGTTGGGATGATAGGCAAATTGTACGGGAGACGATTTAAGAAAACTTCCATTCACTGTGAAACTATAGTTTACGACTTTTGTGAGTGAAAGAATAAAGGGAAAAGTGCTTTCGGATTTAGGGGACAGCCCTTCGTTGTGTGTCCGGTGGAATCAGTTCTTCATGCTATCATTCCTCAGTGATACCTCTTTGCCGGCTGTTAAAAAAGAGCGAAAAATAGGTTGCTTTTCATCTGGGGAATTCTTAAATATAGCGAATGCAGCTGTATCTACATATTATGCGGTCGTGGCGGAATTGGCAGACGCGCACGGTTCAGGTCCGTGTGGGCTAACCCCCCGTGGAGGTTCGAGTCCTCTCGACCGCATTATACCCTCAAACCAAACTCTTCTGAATAGAAGGGTTTTTCTTTTTATATTTTTCTCATGAGCGGAACTTTTGGTATACTGGGAACAAACCAACCAAGAATGGGTGTCAAGAATGAATAATGAAGATATGCTTGCGGTGCTGAAGGCTCTGTCTAATGAAACCCGTCTCAATATCCTTTGCTGGCTGCGGGAGCCGGAAAAGATGAATGAGAATCTGCCGAGCCTCATTAAAGAAGAGTTCCCGGGCGGTGTCTGCGTGGGAAGCATTCAGGAAAAATCCGGTCTGGCGCAGTCGGTCATCTCCTCGTACCTGTCCTCTATGCAGAAGACCGGACTGCTGGAGTCCCGCCGCTATGGTCAATGGACTTATTATAGACGCAATGAGGAGG from Paenibacillus sophorae encodes:
- a CDS encoding aldo/keto reductase — encoded protein: MDYIKLGNTGLDVSRLCLGCMGFGVAERWMHPWVLNEENSRPIIKKALELGINFFDTANVYSDGTSEEIVGRALKDYANRDEIVLATKAYFSMHEGPNGRGLSRKAIMSEIDKSLKRLGTEYIDLYQIHRWDYETPIEETMEALHDVVRAGKARYIGASAMFAWQFLKAQHVAENNGWTRFVSMQNHYNLIYREEEREMMPLCKAEKIGVIPYSPLASGRLTRDWSETTYRSETDQAQKSKYDATANADRVIVERLASIAKEWGVPRVQVALAWLLEKEPVTAPIVGATKISHLDDATAALAVKLTTEEMASLEEPYIPHRVVGAL
- a CDS encoding ArsR/SmtB family transcription factor, which codes for MNNEDMLAVLKALSNETRLNILCWLREPEKMNENLPSLIKEEFPGGVCVGSIQEKSGLAQSVISSYLSSMQKTGLLESRRYGQWTYYRRNEEAIAAFLEDFEAGLQAKKK
- a CDS encoding carboxymuconolactone decarboxylase family protein: MNRIEKSQETFKKLFGNGVSAAYATDPDFQDILSRFIFGEVFYQGNLDDKQRELITLVVLATNQTLPQLKAHAHAALNVRLTPVEIKEAVYQCAPYIGFPKTLNAIAEINEVFKDRNIALPLESQNQVEEENRFNKGLAVQIEIFGDVIAKMREGAPSNQKHIQDYLSSFCFGDFYTRGGLDLKTRELLTLCIISALGGAEGQVKAHVQGNKNVGNDKETLIAAITHCLPYMGFPRALNALNCVNEIIPEN